One Salvelinus sp. IW2-2015 unplaced genomic scaffold, ASM291031v2 Un_scaffold2879, whole genome shotgun sequence genomic window carries:
- the LOC112074933 gene encoding SPRY domain-containing SOCS box protein 2 encodes MGLSLSGWLGGIPAKMKKDAPSSSSFLPLSIPTSSRLSLLLNSSPVDPGDPRCRWSPTHCSPHFLLSQCGEEVTRAPTQQISDGARGEKGERGGMHVWEVLWCPTHRGSHAVIGVSTEHCPLQTSGYTALMGGDSQSWGWELTNNQLWHAGQALGRYPGERGVQAEEQSVSPPHPVPERVLLVLDADTGTLGYVVDDCFLGMAFKDLPQGVELFPAISSVRGGAFIRLRYLNGATCEPPALMALCGLSIHVSMGKERETQTDRLPLPPPLQRYILPSM; translated from the exons ATGGGTCTGtcactgtctggctggctgggtggtaTCCCAGCCAAGATGAAGAAGGatgctccctcctcttcctccttcctcccgcTGTccatccctacctcctcccgcctTTCACTCCTCCTAAACTCCTCTCCCGTTGACCCTGGAGACCCCCGGTGCCGCTGGAGCCCCACACACTGTTCACCTCACTTCCTGCTGTCCCAGTGCGGGGAGGAAGTGACACGCGCACCCACCCAGCAGATCAGCGACGGGGCtcggggggagaagggggaaAGGGGAGGAATGCACGTCTGGGAGGTGCTCTGGTGCCCCACCCACAGAGGAAGTCACGCTGTGATTGGTGTATCCACGGAGCACTGCCCGCTACAAACCTCTGGTTACACTGCACTGATGGGCGGAGACTCACAGTCCTGGGGATGGGAACTCACAAATAATCAGCTATGGCATGCAGGGCAAGCCCTGGGGAGATACCCCGGGGAGAGAGGGGTGCAGGCGGAAGAGCAATCTGTGTCCCCCCCTCACCCTGTCCCAGAGCGCGTGCTGCTGGTTCTGGACGCGGACACAGGAACTCTGGGATATGTAGTAGATGACTGCTTCCTGGGCATGGCCTTTAAGGACCTCCCCCAAGGGGTGGAGCTTTTCCCGGCCATCAGCAGCGTAAGGGGTGGAGCCTTCATACGACTACGCTACCTCAACGGAGCTACCT GTGAGCCTCCTGCACTGATGGCTCTCTGTGGTCTGTCCATCCATGTGTccatggggaaagagagagagactcagacagacagactacctctgcctcctcctcttcaacgCTACATCCTGCCCAgcatgtga